The genomic interval TATTGACGGGATGACCCACCGCCAAATACTTGATATTGATTGCTGCGTTGTGGTCACGGTCTAGTTCCAGTCCACAATGAGGGCAAGAATGCCATCTATCCCGGATTTCTTTTGGAACCGTCTGACCACAACCCGAGCAATTCTGAGTTGTACCGTTGGGATTCACAGCAATCGTCATCAACCCAGCATTTGCAGCTTTGACTGAGAGAATTTGCAGGAATTGACCCCACCCAGCATCATGAGTAGACTTTGCCATGCGAG from Roseofilum reptotaenium CS-1145 carries:
- a CDS encoding RNA-guided endonuclease InsQ/TnpB family protein — protein: RMAKSTHDAGWGQFLQILSVKAANAGLMTIAVNPNGTTQNCSGCGQTVPKEIRDRWHSCPHCGLELDRDHNAAINIKYLAVGHPVNKAQETPDGIPGVTEKPALSR